A genome region from Gymnogyps californianus isolate 813 chromosome 4, ASM1813914v2, whole genome shotgun sequence includes the following:
- the SGCB gene encoding beta-sarcoglycan, with protein MAAAASEQQSSNGPVKKSMREKAVERRNVNKEHNSNFKAGYIPIDEDRLHKTGLRGRKGNMAICVIVLLFILAVINLIITLVIWAVIRIGPNGCDSMEFHESGLLRFKQVSDMGVIHPLYKSTVGGRRNEDLVITGNNQPIVFQQGTTKLSVEKDKTSITSDIGMEFVDPRTQNTLFSTDYETHEFHLPNGVKILNVQKASTERITSNATSDLNIKVDGRAIVRGNEGVFITGKTIEFRMGGNMELKAENSIILNGTVMVSPSRLPSSSYGEQFNNGNWLRFKLCMCADGTLFKVQVTGYNMGCQTSVNPCGATH; from the exons ATGGCGGCGGCCGCTTCCGAGCAG CAAAGTTCTAATGGCCCGGTGAAGAAGTCTATGCGAGAGAAGGCTGTGGAGCGCAGGAACGTTAATAAGGAGCACAACAGTAACTTTAAAGCAGGATACATTCCAATTGATGAAGACCGTCTCCATAAGACAGGGTTACGTGGCAGGAAAGGCAACATGGCTATTTGTGTGAttgttcttctttttattttggctgtCATCAATCTGATT ATTACACTAGTTATCTGGGCAGTGATTCGAATCGGTCCCAATGGTTGTGACAGTATGGAGTTCCATGAGAGTGGCTTGTTGCGGTTCAAGCAAGTTTCTGACATGGGGGTTATACATCCACTGTATAAAAGCACTGTAGGAGGCAGACGTAATGAAGACTTGGTGATCACTGGAAATAATCAGCCT ATTGTATTTCAGCAAGGAACAACTAAGCTTAGtgtggaaaaagacaaaacttctATTACCAGCGATATTGGCATGGAATTTGTTGACCCACGGACACAAAATACCTTGTTCAGCACAGACTATGAAACTCATGAGTTTCATCTGCCGAATGGAGTTAAAATCTTGAATGTTCAAAAGGCCTCTACAGAGAGG ATTACCAGCAATGCGACCAGTGATCTAAACATAAAGGTCGATGGCCGTGCTATTGTCCGTGGAAACGAAGGTGTTTTCATCACAGGCAAGACCATTGAGTTTCGAATGGGGGGTAACATGGAACTTAAAGCA gaaaacagcattATCCTGAACGGAACTGTGATGGTCAGCCCATCGCGACTGCCAAGTTCTTCTTACGGGGAACAGTTTAATAACGGCAACTGGCTGCGTTTCAAGCTCTGTATGTGTGCGGATGGGACACTGTTCAAGGTTCAGGTGACAGGTTATAACATGGGTTGTCAGACTTCTGTCAATCCGTGCGGAGCCACACACTAA
- the SPATA18 gene encoding mitochondria-eating protein isoform X1 → MADSLRRLVGAESGRVLQEKLESWYRDYEINSCDQNLNRCCEIIELNSEIQGQLFTILNETSQEGGHYAGVETIKTRLLPWLGTCFSCATSGRLFETNLSLARDSIEKERQLRELASNQTLQLQELQEELTSTRLQLDHVQQDLAKTQLALEDTKTKSATTLLAAEDEIVQLKAALKTSCAREKDALRKLDRLNDYEQQIQILRDEISILDAQKSVLQSRFARSRSPFPRHSENKSPSPLPLRSCSPGRARRTNASRRACLVARFGDIYAQERLDAETLLRTYVSDMEMVQRIIYIAAVESFHAAKMAYRQFKIRVRETLSLGHSGPESLEDTVLDYVVRHEDLYDVQASVNEVIRSMNISPKISFPPEIDFIVISTLIRELCRVAFSMQTLIPPLDIAFGTDGELFSETKYHRSSDSDFTAALVAYHVWPALMENDVVIMKGEAVTKRGALWSHRSRSRSRSRSTSPLLSHHLSRSRSPSPLRSGSPRR, encoded by the exons ATGGCCGACAGCTTGAGGAGGCTGGTCGGCGCGGAGAGCGGCCGGGTACtgcaggagaagctggagagCTGGTACCGGGACTACGAG ATTAATTCCTGTGATCAGAATCTGAACCGATGCTGTGAAATAATAGAATTGAACTCTGAGATTCAAGGGCAACTCTTCACAATCCTCAATGAAACATCTCAAGAAG GTGGGCATTATGCAGGTGTGGAAACAATAAAAACTCGTCTCCTGCCATGGCTAGGgacttgtttttcctgtgctacTTCAGGAAGGCTCTTTGAAACCAACCTCTCTCTCGCTCGG GATTCAATTGAGAAAGAGAGgcagctgagagagctggccAGCAATCAGACTCTTCAACTGCAAGAGCTGCAGGAAGAACTGACTTCAACTCGTCTACAGCTCGACCATGTGCAACAAGA tCTGGCAAAAACCCAGTTGGCTCTTGAAGACACAAAGACCAAATCAGCCACTACTCTTTTGGCAGCAGAAGATGAAATTGTTCAGCTAAAAGCAGC TCTGAAGACTTCCTGTGCCCGAGAGAAGGACGCCCTGAGGAAGTTAGATCGTCTGAATGACTATGAGCAGCAGATTCAAATACTGCGGGATGAGATTTCCATCCTGGATGCCCAAAAGTCTGTTCTCCAGAGCAG GTTTGCACGGAGCCGCTCTCCTTTCCCAAGGCACAGTGAGAACAAGTCACCTAGTCCACTTCCCCTGAGGAGCTGCTCACCTGGCCGAGCCAGGCGTACAAATGCTTCACGTCGTGCCTGCCTGGTAGCTCGCTTTGGTGACATTTATGCTCAAGAACGCTTGGATGCAGAGACCCTTTTGAGGACATATGTCAGTGACATGGAGATGGTGCAGAGGATAATATACATTGCAGCtgtg GAGTCTTTTCATGCAGCAAAGATGGCCTACAGGCAGTTCAAAATACGTGTAAGAGAGACTCTGTCTCTAGGCCACTCGGGGCCTGAGTCACTTGAAGACACTGTCCTGGATTATGTAGTTCGCCATGAGGATCTGTACGACGTTCAAGCCAGTGTCAAT gaagTAATTCGCTCCATGAACATCAGCCCAAAGATTTCATTTCCACCTGAAATTGATTTCATTGTGATCAGCACTTTGATTCGAGAGTTGTGCCGTGTGGCTTTTTCAATGCAGACACTCATTCCTCCTCTTGATATTGCCTTTGGTACTGATGGAGAACTTTTCAGTGAGACCAA GTACCATCGTAGTTCTGACTCTGATTTCACAGCTGCCTTGGTGGCCTATCATGTATGGCCTGCTCTGATGGAAAATGATGTTGTAATTATGAAGGGAGAGGCAGTCACAAAAAGAGGAGCTCTG TGGTCTCACAGAAGTAGAAGCAGAAGCCGCAGCCGTAGCACCAGTCCTCTTCTGTCTCATCAT TTGTCTCGAAGCCGCAGTCCTTCACCCCTGAGGAGCGGAAGCCCAA GGCGTTAA
- the SPATA18 gene encoding mitochondria-eating protein isoform X3 produces the protein MADSLRRLVGAESGRVLQEKLESWYRDYEINSCDQNLNRCCEIIELNSEIQGQLFTILNETSQEGGHYAGVETIKTRLLPWLGTCFSCATSGRLFETNLSLARDSIEKERQLRELASNQTLQLQELQEELTSTRLQLDHVQQDLAKTQLALEDTKTKSATTLLAAEDEIVQLKAAFARSRSPFPRHSENKSPSPLPLRSCSPGRARRTNASRRACLVARFGDIYAQERLDAETLLRTYVSDMEMVQRIIYIAAVESFHAAKMAYRQFKIRVRETLSLGHSGPESLEDTVLDYVVRHEDLYDVQASVNEVIRSMNISPKISFPPEIDFIVISTLIRELCRVAFSMQTLIPPLDIAFGTDGELFSETKYHRSSDSDFTAALVAYHVWPALMENDVVIMKGEAVTKRGALWSHRSRSRSRSRSTSPLLSHHLSRSRSPSPLRSGSPRR, from the exons ATGGCCGACAGCTTGAGGAGGCTGGTCGGCGCGGAGAGCGGCCGGGTACtgcaggagaagctggagagCTGGTACCGGGACTACGAG ATTAATTCCTGTGATCAGAATCTGAACCGATGCTGTGAAATAATAGAATTGAACTCTGAGATTCAAGGGCAACTCTTCACAATCCTCAATGAAACATCTCAAGAAG GTGGGCATTATGCAGGTGTGGAAACAATAAAAACTCGTCTCCTGCCATGGCTAGGgacttgtttttcctgtgctacTTCAGGAAGGCTCTTTGAAACCAACCTCTCTCTCGCTCGG GATTCAATTGAGAAAGAGAGgcagctgagagagctggccAGCAATCAGACTCTTCAACTGCAAGAGCTGCAGGAAGAACTGACTTCAACTCGTCTACAGCTCGACCATGTGCAACAAGA tCTGGCAAAAACCCAGTTGGCTCTTGAAGACACAAAGACCAAATCAGCCACTACTCTTTTGGCAGCAGAAGATGAAATTGTTCAGCTAAAAGCAGC GTTTGCACGGAGCCGCTCTCCTTTCCCAAGGCACAGTGAGAACAAGTCACCTAGTCCACTTCCCCTGAGGAGCTGCTCACCTGGCCGAGCCAGGCGTACAAATGCTTCACGTCGTGCCTGCCTGGTAGCTCGCTTTGGTGACATTTATGCTCAAGAACGCTTGGATGCAGAGACCCTTTTGAGGACATATGTCAGTGACATGGAGATGGTGCAGAGGATAATATACATTGCAGCtgtg GAGTCTTTTCATGCAGCAAAGATGGCCTACAGGCAGTTCAAAATACGTGTAAGAGAGACTCTGTCTCTAGGCCACTCGGGGCCTGAGTCACTTGAAGACACTGTCCTGGATTATGTAGTTCGCCATGAGGATCTGTACGACGTTCAAGCCAGTGTCAAT gaagTAATTCGCTCCATGAACATCAGCCCAAAGATTTCATTTCCACCTGAAATTGATTTCATTGTGATCAGCACTTTGATTCGAGAGTTGTGCCGTGTGGCTTTTTCAATGCAGACACTCATTCCTCCTCTTGATATTGCCTTTGGTACTGATGGAGAACTTTTCAGTGAGACCAA GTACCATCGTAGTTCTGACTCTGATTTCACAGCTGCCTTGGTGGCCTATCATGTATGGCCTGCTCTGATGGAAAATGATGTTGTAATTATGAAGGGAGAGGCAGTCACAAAAAGAGGAGCTCTG TGGTCTCACAGAAGTAGAAGCAGAAGCCGCAGCCGTAGCACCAGTCCTCTTCTGTCTCATCAT TTGTCTCGAAGCCGCAGTCCTTCACCCCTGAGGAGCGGAAGCCCAA GGCGTTAA
- the SPATA18 gene encoding mitochondria-eating protein isoform X4 yields MADSLRRLVGAESGRVLQEKLESWYRDYEINSCDQNLNRCCEIIELNSEIQGQLFTILNETSQEGGHYAGVETIKTRLLPWLGTCFSCATSGRLFETNLSLARDSIEKERQLRELASNQTLQLQELQEELTSTRLQLDHVQQEFARSRSPFPRHSENKSPSPLPLRSCSPGRARRTNASRRACLVARFGDIYAQERLDAETLLRTYVSDMEMVQRIIYIAAVESFHAAKMAYRQFKIRVRETLSLGHSGPESLEDTVLDYVVRHEDLYDVQASVNEVIRSMNISPKISFPPEIDFIVISTLIRELCRVAFSMQTLIPPLDIAFGTDGELFSETKYHRSSDSDFTAALVAYHVWPALMENDVVIMKGEAVTKRGALWSHRSRSRSRSRSTSPLLSHHLSRSRSPSPLRSGSPRR; encoded by the exons ATGGCCGACAGCTTGAGGAGGCTGGTCGGCGCGGAGAGCGGCCGGGTACtgcaggagaagctggagagCTGGTACCGGGACTACGAG ATTAATTCCTGTGATCAGAATCTGAACCGATGCTGTGAAATAATAGAATTGAACTCTGAGATTCAAGGGCAACTCTTCACAATCCTCAATGAAACATCTCAAGAAG GTGGGCATTATGCAGGTGTGGAAACAATAAAAACTCGTCTCCTGCCATGGCTAGGgacttgtttttcctgtgctacTTCAGGAAGGCTCTTTGAAACCAACCTCTCTCTCGCTCGG GATTCAATTGAGAAAGAGAGgcagctgagagagctggccAGCAATCAGACTCTTCAACTGCAAGAGCTGCAGGAAGAACTGACTTCAACTCGTCTACAGCTCGACCATGTGCAACAAGA GTTTGCACGGAGCCGCTCTCCTTTCCCAAGGCACAGTGAGAACAAGTCACCTAGTCCACTTCCCCTGAGGAGCTGCTCACCTGGCCGAGCCAGGCGTACAAATGCTTCACGTCGTGCCTGCCTGGTAGCTCGCTTTGGTGACATTTATGCTCAAGAACGCTTGGATGCAGAGACCCTTTTGAGGACATATGTCAGTGACATGGAGATGGTGCAGAGGATAATATACATTGCAGCtgtg GAGTCTTTTCATGCAGCAAAGATGGCCTACAGGCAGTTCAAAATACGTGTAAGAGAGACTCTGTCTCTAGGCCACTCGGGGCCTGAGTCACTTGAAGACACTGTCCTGGATTATGTAGTTCGCCATGAGGATCTGTACGACGTTCAAGCCAGTGTCAAT gaagTAATTCGCTCCATGAACATCAGCCCAAAGATTTCATTTCCACCTGAAATTGATTTCATTGTGATCAGCACTTTGATTCGAGAGTTGTGCCGTGTGGCTTTTTCAATGCAGACACTCATTCCTCCTCTTGATATTGCCTTTGGTACTGATGGAGAACTTTTCAGTGAGACCAA GTACCATCGTAGTTCTGACTCTGATTTCACAGCTGCCTTGGTGGCCTATCATGTATGGCCTGCTCTGATGGAAAATGATGTTGTAATTATGAAGGGAGAGGCAGTCACAAAAAGAGGAGCTCTG TGGTCTCACAGAAGTAGAAGCAGAAGCCGCAGCCGTAGCACCAGTCCTCTTCTGTCTCATCAT TTGTCTCGAAGCCGCAGTCCTTCACCCCTGAGGAGCGGAAGCCCAA GGCGTTAA
- the SPATA18 gene encoding mitochondria-eating protein isoform X2 codes for MADSLRRLVGAESGRVLQEKLESWYRDYEINSCDQNLNRCCEIIELNSEIQGQLFTILNETSQEGGHYAGVETIKTRLLPWLGTCFSCATSGRLFETNLSLARDSIEKERQLRELASNQTLQLQELQEELTSTRLQLDHVQQDLKTSCAREKDALRKLDRLNDYEQQIQILRDEISILDAQKSVLQSRFARSRSPFPRHSENKSPSPLPLRSCSPGRARRTNASRRACLVARFGDIYAQERLDAETLLRTYVSDMEMVQRIIYIAAVESFHAAKMAYRQFKIRVRETLSLGHSGPESLEDTVLDYVVRHEDLYDVQASVNEVIRSMNISPKISFPPEIDFIVISTLIRELCRVAFSMQTLIPPLDIAFGTDGELFSETKYHRSSDSDFTAALVAYHVWPALMENDVVIMKGEAVTKRGALWSHRSRSRSRSRSTSPLLSHHLSRSRSPSPLRSGSPSKWAY; via the exons ATGGCCGACAGCTTGAGGAGGCTGGTCGGCGCGGAGAGCGGCCGGGTACtgcaggagaagctggagagCTGGTACCGGGACTACGAG ATTAATTCCTGTGATCAGAATCTGAACCGATGCTGTGAAATAATAGAATTGAACTCTGAGATTCAAGGGCAACTCTTCACAATCCTCAATGAAACATCTCAAGAAG GTGGGCATTATGCAGGTGTGGAAACAATAAAAACTCGTCTCCTGCCATGGCTAGGgacttgtttttcctgtgctacTTCAGGAAGGCTCTTTGAAACCAACCTCTCTCTCGCTCGG GATTCAATTGAGAAAGAGAGgcagctgagagagctggccAGCAATCAGACTCTTCAACTGCAAGAGCTGCAGGAAGAACTGACTTCAACTCGTCTACAGCTCGACCATGTGCAACAAGA TCTGAAGACTTCCTGTGCCCGAGAGAAGGACGCCCTGAGGAAGTTAGATCGTCTGAATGACTATGAGCAGCAGATTCAAATACTGCGGGATGAGATTTCCATCCTGGATGCCCAAAAGTCTGTTCTCCAGAGCAG GTTTGCACGGAGCCGCTCTCCTTTCCCAAGGCACAGTGAGAACAAGTCACCTAGTCCACTTCCCCTGAGGAGCTGCTCACCTGGCCGAGCCAGGCGTACAAATGCTTCACGTCGTGCCTGCCTGGTAGCTCGCTTTGGTGACATTTATGCTCAAGAACGCTTGGATGCAGAGACCCTTTTGAGGACATATGTCAGTGACATGGAGATGGTGCAGAGGATAATATACATTGCAGCtgtg GAGTCTTTTCATGCAGCAAAGATGGCCTACAGGCAGTTCAAAATACGTGTAAGAGAGACTCTGTCTCTAGGCCACTCGGGGCCTGAGTCACTTGAAGACACTGTCCTGGATTATGTAGTTCGCCATGAGGATCTGTACGACGTTCAAGCCAGTGTCAAT gaagTAATTCGCTCCATGAACATCAGCCCAAAGATTTCATTTCCACCTGAAATTGATTTCATTGTGATCAGCACTTTGATTCGAGAGTTGTGCCGTGTGGCTTTTTCAATGCAGACACTCATTCCTCCTCTTGATATTGCCTTTGGTACTGATGGAGAACTTTTCAGTGAGACCAA GTACCATCGTAGTTCTGACTCTGATTTCACAGCTGCCTTGGTGGCCTATCATGTATGGCCTGCTCTGATGGAAAATGATGTTGTAATTATGAAGGGAGAGGCAGTCACAAAAAGAGGAGCTCTG TGGTCTCACAGAAGTAGAAGCAGAAGCCGCAGCCGTAGCACCAGTCCTCTTCTGTCTCATCAT TTGTCTCGAAGCCGCAGTCCTTCACCCCTGAGGAGCGGAAGCCCAAGTAAGTGGGCGTATTAG